In Erythrobacter litoralis HTCC2594, a single genomic region encodes these proteins:
- the maiA gene encoding maleylacetoacetate isomerase — MKLYGYYRSSTSYRLRCALELKGLDYENVPVNLLKTEQKSEAFTARNAFGSVPMLETDHGDKAQSMAIIEWLDEAYPEKPLLPSDPEQRYLARELAYAIATELHAPLNLPVLKFLKEQYGKSQDEIDDWYRHWLARTLDPLEQRLAQVGAGDFLFDAPGFFEVVLMPQMYNARRFAFDFSDKPHMTRIEAACLALPEFQRAHPDAQPDNPEQKDS; from the coding sequence CCGCCTGCGATGCGCGCTCGAGCTGAAGGGGCTGGATTACGAGAACGTGCCGGTGAACCTGCTTAAGACAGAGCAGAAGAGCGAAGCCTTCACCGCGCGCAATGCGTTCGGCAGCGTGCCGATGCTGGAGACGGACCACGGCGACAAGGCGCAGTCGATGGCCATCATCGAATGGCTCGACGAGGCTTATCCCGAAAAGCCCCTGCTGCCCTCCGACCCCGAACAGCGCTATCTCGCGCGCGAACTGGCCTATGCCATCGCCACAGAGCTGCACGCACCGCTCAACCTGCCCGTGCTGAAATTCCTGAAGGAACAATACGGCAAGTCGCAGGACGAGATCGATGACTGGTATCGCCACTGGCTCGCCCGCACGCTCGATCCGCTCGAACAGCGGCTGGCGCAGGTCGGCGCCGGCGATTTCCTGTTCGACGCCCCCGGCTTTTTCGAGGTCGTGCTGATGCCGCAGATGTACAACGCGCGGCGGTTCGCCTTCGATTTCAGCGACAAGCCGCACATGACCCGGATCGAGGCGGCTTGCCTCGCCCTCCCCGAATTCCAACGCGCCCACCCGGACGCGCAGCCCGACAATCCAGAACAGAAGGACAGCTGA
- a CDS encoding fumarylacetoacetate hydrolase family protein, with protein MKLATLNDGTRDGKLVVVSKDITRYCAADNIAPTMQHALDNWDEVAPKLQALYTDVEHQTVPCERFHEREAHSPLPRAYQWADGSAYINHVELVRKARGAEVPESFYHDPLMYQGGSDDFLPPRAPIPLKDTAWGCDMEGEIAVITDDVPMGVSSEEAADHIKLVMLVNDVSLRGLIPGELAKGFGFFQSKPATAFSPVAVTPNELGDAWKDSVIHLPLNVDYNGEAFGRANAGLDATFSLADLVAHAAKTRNLGAGAIIGSGTVSNQGPEGDPGKPVSEGGLGYSCIAEIRMIETIADGEPKTRFMAPGDTVKIWMDDADGHSIFGAIEQEVVQA; from the coding sequence ATGAAGCTCGCCACCCTCAATGACGGCACCCGCGACGGCAAGCTGGTCGTCGTCTCGAAAGACATCACCCGCTATTGCGCGGCCGACAATATCGCGCCGACGATGCAACACGCGCTCGACAATTGGGACGAGGTCGCGCCCAAGCTGCAGGCGCTTTATACCGATGTCGAACACCAGACCGTGCCGTGCGAGCGCTTCCACGAACGCGAGGCGCATTCGCCGCTGCCAAGAGCCTATCAGTGGGCCGACGGTTCGGCCTACATCAATCACGTCGAACTCGTGCGGAAGGCGCGGGGTGCCGAGGTGCCGGAGAGCTTCTATCACGATCCGCTGATGTATCAGGGCGGCAGCGACGATTTCCTGCCCCCGCGCGCGCCGATCCCGCTCAAGGACACCGCCTGGGGCTGCGACATGGAAGGCGAGATCGCCGTCATCACCGACGACGTGCCAATGGGTGTCAGCTCGGAAGAGGCCGCCGATCACATCAAACTCGTGATGCTCGTCAATGACGTGAGCCTGCGCGGCCTGATCCCGGGCGAACTGGCCAAGGGCTTCGGCTTCTTCCAGTCCAAGCCCGCGACCGCATTCTCGCCCGTGGCGGTGACGCCGAACGAGCTGGGCGATGCCTGGAAGGACAGCGTCATCCACCTGCCGCTCAATGTCGACTACAATGGCGAGGCCTTCGGGCGGGCCAATGCCGGCCTCGATGCGACCTTCAGCCTGGCCGATCTCGTCGCCCATGCGGCAAAGACCCGCAATCTTGGCGCGGGCGCGATCATCGGTTCGGGGACGGTCTCCAACCAGGGGCCGGAGGGCGACCCCGGCAAGCCCGTCAGCGAAGGCGGGCTCGGCTATAGCTGCATCGCCGAAATCCGTATGATCGAAACCATCGCCGACGGCGAACCCAAGACCCGCTTCATGGCACCGGGCGATACGGTGAAGATCTGGATGGACGACGCAGACGGCCACTCGATCTTCGGCGCGATCGAGCAGGAAGTGGTGCAGGCCTGA